The window GGGCATATTGGCGGTTTAGTCTCTGCAACGGCGTGCCTGTCCCTAAAGACGCTCTGGAAAATGCAGACGAGCGGTTGATGCGTCTCTTAGGGCGCCCGCGTGTGAGTGATTTGAATTAAGGAACTCAGAAACGAGGAAAAACATGGCTGAAACACCACTTCACTTCAAAACGATTACCGAGATCTCGGAAGCGATAGCCTCAAAACAGGTATCACCTGTGGAGATTACGACTGCACTGTTGCAACGTATCGACGAACTTGACGGTCGATTGAAGAGTTATGCGACGGTGATGGCGGATTCCGCTATGACTGCCGCGCAGGCGGCAGAGCGGGAGATTGAATCTGGGACGTATCGCGGTCCCCTGCACGGTGTGCCGATTGCGGTGAAGGATCTCTGCTTCACGAAGGGTGTCCGCACGATGGGTGCGGCGAAAGTACTCGCGGATCATGTTCCATCGTTTGATGGGACTGTTATCGAAAAACTTGAAGCAGCGGGTGCGGTGCTGCTTGGCAAACTCAACCTGACCGAGGGCGCGATGGGAGGTTACAACCCTGAATTTGATATTCCCAAAAACCCATGGAATCCAGACCGATGGACAGGCTCATCCTCGAGCGGTTCTGGAGTCGCGACGGCGGCAGGATTGTGTTTCGGCTCACTCGGCAGCGACACAGGCGGTTCCATCCGTTTCCCTTCAGCGGCGTGTGGTATTGTGGGAATAAAACCGACGTGGGGGAGAGTCAGTCGTTATGGCGTGCTCGCGCTCGCAGAGTCGATGGACCATGTCGGTCCAATGACGCGAAGTGTTGCTGATGCGGGGATTATGCTTGAAGCAATCGCTGGGTTCGATCCGAATGATCCGACCTCTCTGCCGAATCCTGTCCCGAATATGCTGGAGGGAGTTGGGCAGGACCTCCAAGGTATTCGCGTCGGATTCGATGAAAACTATGCCACGAACAACATCGATGTTGAACTCGCTGAAGCCGTTCGTGCTGGCGTGGAAGTCTTAGCGGATCAAGGTGCTGAAATTGTTGAAGTACAACTGCCGGATGTAGATGAATACGTCACCGCATGGCCCACGCTGTGTTCGACAGAGGCAGTATTAGCACACGCAGCTACCTACCCGTCCCAACGGGATGATTATGGTCCTTGGTTTCAAGGCTGGCTTGATATGGGAGCGAATGTGACAGGCGCGGGGTATGCCAAGGCAAACAATTTGAGAGCCGCCTGCACAGGGCATCTCAGGCGGGTGTTTGAGGGGATCGATGTGCTGGTTTGTCCGTCAATGTCAGCACCCCCACACCCCGTCACGCCTGAGATGTTGTACGGACGGTATGATGCTCGGGATCCGAAATTCCAGCGGTTCACTGTGCCGTATGACTACAACGGCGCACCGACACTATCTGTGCCGTGTGGCATGAATAGCGAAGGGTTACCGTTGAGTATTCAGTTTGTTGGAAAACACTTGTCAGAGCCGTTGTTGTGTCAGGTCGGGCATGCCTATGAGAATGCCACACCATGGCATGACCTCCATCCCGATGTATGAGCAGAACAGCGACGTTACTTCTGTGGCAGGTGATACCCCTCTTTCATCGTTTCGATGCTGTA of the Candidatus Poribacteria bacterium genome contains:
- a CDS encoding amidase, with protein sequence MAETPLHFKTITEISEAIASKQVSPVEITTALLQRIDELDGRLKSYATVMADSAMTAAQAAEREIESGTYRGPLHGVPIAVKDLCFTKGVRTMGAAKVLADHVPSFDGTVIEKLEAAGAVLLGKLNLTEGAMGGYNPEFDIPKNPWNPDRWTGSSSSGSGVATAAGLCFGSLGSDTGGSIRFPSAACGIVGIKPTWGRVSRYGVLALAESMDHVGPMTRSVADAGIMLEAIAGFDPNDPTSLPNPVPNMLEGVGQDLQGIRVGFDENYATNNIDVELAEAVRAGVEVLADQGAEIVEVQLPDVDEYVTAWPTLCSTEAVLAHAATYPSQRDDYGPWFQGWLDMGANVTGAGYAKANNLRAACTGHLRRVFEGIDVLVCPSMSAPPHPVTPEMLYGRYDARDPKFQRFTVPYDYNGAPTLSVPCGMNSEGLPLSIQFVGKHLSEPLLCQVGHAYENATPWHDLHPDV